In Zalophus californianus isolate mZalCal1 chromosome 4, mZalCal1.pri.v2, whole genome shotgun sequence, the following proteins share a genomic window:
- the ENO1 gene encoding alpha-enolase: MSILKIHAREIFDSRGNPTVEVDLYTSKGLFRAAVPSGASTGIYEALELRDNDKTRYMGKGVSKAVEHINKTIAPALISKKLNVVEQEKIDRLMIEMDGTENKSKFGANAILGVSLAVCKAGAVEKGVPLYRHIADLAGNAEVILPVPAFNVINGGSHAGNKLAMQEFMILPVGAANFREAMRIGAEVYHNLKNVIKEKYGKDATNVGDEGGFAPNILENKEALELLKNAIGKAGYTDKVVIGMDVAASEFFRSGKYDLDFKSPDDPSRYITPDELANLYKSFIKDYPVVSIEDPFDQDDWEAWQKFTATAGIQVVGDDLTVTNPKRISKAVGEKSCNCLLLKVNQIGSVTESLQACKLAQSNGWGVMVSHRSGETEDTFIADLVVGLCTGQIKTGAPCRSERLAKYNQILRIEEELGSKAKFAGRNFRNPLAK; the protein is encoded by the exons ATGTCTATTCTCAAGATCCACGCCAGAGAGATTTTTGACTCTCGTGGGAATCCCACCGTTGAAGTTGACCTCTACACCTCCAAAG GTCTCTTCAGAGCTGCTGTGCCCAGTGGTGCCTCAACTGGTATCTACGAGGCCCTCGAGCTCCGGGACAATGACAAGACCCGCTACATGGGGAAAG GTGTCTCAAAGGCTGTTGAGCACATCAATAAAACTATTGCACCTGCCCTGATTAGCAAG AAACTGAACGTCGTGGAGCAGGAGAAGATTGATAGACTGATGATCGAGATGGAtgggacagaaaataaat CTAAATTTGGTGCAAACGCCATCCTGGGTGTGTCCCTGGCTGTCTGCAAGGCGGGGGCCGTGGAAAAGGGGGTGCCCCTGTACCGGCACATTGCTGACTTGGCTGGCAATGCTGAAGTCATCCTGCCGGTTCCG GCTTTCAACGTCATCAACGGTGGTTCTCATGCTGGCAACAAGCTGGCCATGCAGGAGTTCATGATCCTGCCCGTTGGTGCGGCCAACTTCAGGGAAGCCATGCGCATCGGAGCCGAGGTTTACCACAACCTGAAGAATGTCATCAAGGAGAAATACGGAAAAGATGCCACCAATGTGGGGGATGAAGGCGGCTTTGCGCCTAACATCCTGGAGAACAAAGAAG CTCTGGAGCTCCTAAAGAACGCCATTGGGAAAGCCGGCTACACCGACAAGGTGGTCATCGGCATGGACGTAGCTGCTTCTGAGTTCTTCAGGTCGGGCAAGTATGACCTGGACTTCAAGTCCCCCGATGACCCGAGCAGGTACATCACGCCTGATGAGCTGGCCAACCTGTACAAGTCCTTCATCAAGGACTACCCAG TGGTGTCTATCGAGGACCCCTTCGACCAGGATGACTGGGAAGCTTGGCAGAAGTTCACTGCCACCGCCGGCATCCAGGTGGTGGGGGATGATCTCACCGTGACCAACCCGAAACGGATCTCCAAGGCCGTGGGCGAGAAATCGTGCAACTGCCTCCTGCTGAAAGTGAACCAGATCGGCTCCGTGACCGAGTCTCTCCAGGC GTGCAAGCTGGCCCAGTCCAATGGCTGGGGCGTCATGGTGTCGCATCGCTCTGGGGAGACCGAAGATACCTTCATCGCTGACCTGGTGGTGGGACTTTGCACCGGGCAG ATCAAGACAGGGGCACCTTGCCGATCTGAGCGCTTGGCCAAGTACAACCAGATCCTCAG AATTGAAGAGGAACTGGGTAGCAAGGCTAAGTTCGCCGGCAGAAACTTCAGAAACCCCCTGGCCAAGTAA